From a region of the Neobacillus niacini genome:
- a CDS encoding helix-turn-helix domain-containing protein gives MNEGKIIKFYREKYQMTQEQLGKGICSGTHISKIERLHTEYAPEIITLLSQRLGINIENELIKLNTIKNRLNHWHDVIVMQLFDEMNLINHELEQDDLIQISDYINLYKLLRVRYLLMHNLTEEALEIINELQKKEHKLSSYEANLFKHVLGVYYLAKHENLKAIQVLKSINDTDYTNKEYTYHLAVAYHLNESPVMAYFFADKSRQFFKEINNYLRVIDAEMLMAIQVKDDGDFKETIYRFESLIKSCELCHSPDRKAKVLHNLAFEYFRRKNYELAHKYYNESMNLKNNDSSPYLLSFEGYIRSAYYGSLLPKDELLQLANEGLERALKKNEQLYINLFTLLSYLIQDKEQEYHQYLSEYSLPLFKKFGFVYLIKRSEKELFNYCFNQKKTRRALKMAHILINQ, from the coding sequence ATGAATGAGGGGAAAATCATTAAGTTTTATCGGGAAAAATACCAAATGACTCAAGAACAATTAGGAAAAGGGATATGTTCTGGAACCCATATTAGTAAAATTGAGCGTTTACATACTGAATATGCACCTGAAATTATCACCCTTTTATCCCAGAGACTAGGGATAAATATCGAAAATGAATTAATTAAGCTGAATACTATTAAAAATCGTTTAAATCATTGGCATGATGTTATTGTCATGCAATTATTTGATGAAATGAATCTTATTAATCATGAACTTGAGCAAGACGATTTAATTCAAATCTCTGATTATATCAATCTTTACAAATTACTTAGGGTTAGATATTTACTCATGCATAATTTGACTGAAGAAGCATTAGAAATCATCAATGAACTCCAAAAAAAAGAACATAAATTATCATCCTATGAAGCTAATCTATTCAAACACGTTTTAGGAGTTTACTATTTAGCGAAACATGAAAATCTCAAAGCCATTCAAGTATTAAAATCAATAAATGATACAGATTACACTAATAAGGAATATACCTATCATTTAGCAGTCGCCTATCATTTAAATGAATCACCAGTTATGGCTTATTTTTTTGCAGATAAATCGCGACAATTTTTTAAAGAAATTAATAACTATCTTAGAGTCATTGATGCCGAAATGCTTATGGCGATTCAAGTAAAAGATGATGGGGATTTTAAAGAAACGATTTATAGGTTTGAAAGCTTAATCAAAAGCTGTGAACTTTGTCATTCACCTGATCGAAAGGCTAAGGTATTACACAACTTGGCTTTTGAATACTTTAGAAGAAAAAATTATGAATTAGCCCATAAATACTATAATGAGTCAATGAATCTTAAAAATAATGATTCAAGCCCTTACTTACTTTCTTTTGAAGGCTATATTAGGAGTGCATACTATGGGAGTTTACTTCCAAAAGACGAATTATTGCAATTGGCAAATGAAGGTCTCGAAAGAGCTCTAAAGAAAAATGAACAATTATATATAAACTTATTTACTTTACTCAGTTATTTAATTCAAGATAAAGAACAGGAATACCATCAATACCTGTCCGAATATTCATTACCTTTGTTTAAAAAATTTGGTTTTGTTTATTTAATTAAACGTTCCGAAAAAGAATTATTTAATTATTGTTTTAATCAGAAAAAAACTCGTAGGGCATTAAAGATGGCACATATCTTGATTAATCAATAA
- a CDS encoding spore germination protein produces the protein MNLKNGDKDKGEGSNKKYDPNWLERLSKSNDFVHEHTSLKDEAPFWISYYRTLISSDILHKDVLPYLHEHLSLEELKSRIPVQEIIFTKDEDKIIQNILNGSLAIQKYQFDENCLLINIANSKFRDVGMATMESSALGPQAGFIEELDININLIRKRLPVPELLVKDMKVGELSKTRVAVLYMDGIADPENVNTVTQRINDIQYDHIQDSSYIASMIEDNSNSLFPQSISTERADRVAAGLTEGKIIIAVDGSPNLVILPVTLMESFIAMEDYSYTWIISNFFRLLRFTAMFISTMITPMYVAIMTYHYELIPTRLLETLVGSRAAVPFPPFLEALFLELMIEMVKEAGIRLPLKIGQSLGVVGGIVIGQAVVEAGLTSNVLLILVGLGSLASYTSPVYKFSNTIRFIKFPIIFLAQWFGLLGVFLAFQITLIHLLRLTSLGRPYLSQYPIRNTSFQDLWVRLPFSMQKENPTTLRPQKKWKSTGTGKKTGPVNDFYE, from the coding sequence ATGAACTTAAAAAATGGCGATAAGGACAAAGGCGAAGGCTCCAATAAAAAATACGATCCAAATTGGCTTGAACGATTATCAAAATCGAATGATTTCGTTCACGAGCATACATCATTAAAAGACGAAGCACCATTTTGGATATCATATTATCGCACCCTCATTTCATCAGACATTTTACATAAGGATGTCCTGCCCTATTTACATGAACATCTTTCACTAGAAGAACTAAAAAGTAGAATCCCTGTTCAAGAGATTATTTTTACAAAGGATGAGGATAAAATCATCCAAAATATTCTGAATGGGTCCTTAGCTATTCAAAAGTATCAATTTGATGAAAATTGTTTATTAATCAATATTGCGAACAGTAAATTTCGAGATGTCGGCATGGCAACTATGGAATCCTCGGCACTAGGACCACAGGCTGGGTTTATTGAAGAATTAGACATAAATATCAATCTTATTCGAAAAAGATTGCCTGTTCCGGAACTGCTCGTCAAAGATATGAAGGTTGGAGAGCTATCGAAAACAAGAGTTGCAGTACTTTACATGGATGGAATTGCTGATCCTGAAAATGTAAACACGGTCACCCAAAGAATAAACGATATTCAATATGACCATATACAGGACAGCTCTTATATCGCTTCGATGATTGAGGACAATTCTAATTCTTTGTTTCCACAATCGATATCAACGGAAAGGGCTGACCGAGTTGCTGCTGGATTAACAGAAGGAAAAATAATCATTGCAGTAGATGGTTCACCGAATCTTGTCATTCTTCCCGTCACCTTAATGGAATCTTTTATTGCAATGGAAGATTATAGTTATACCTGGATCATTTCCAATTTCTTTCGGTTATTACGATTTACTGCCATGTTTATCTCGACAATGATAACCCCAATGTATGTAGCCATTATGACCTATCATTATGAATTGATTCCGACCCGTTTACTTGAGACGCTAGTTGGCTCAAGGGCAGCCGTTCCTTTTCCTCCATTCTTAGAAGCGCTTTTTTTAGAATTGATGATTGAAATGGTAAAAGAGGCTGGAATCCGTCTACCGCTTAAAATTGGACAATCCCTCGGTGTTGTAGGCGGTATTGTAATCGGGCAAGCTGTGGTGGAAGCCGGATTAACTAGCAATGTATTGCTTATTTTAGTAGGACTCGGATCTTTGGCTTCCTACACCTCACCTGTATATAAATTTAGTAATACGATTCGGTTTATCAAGTTTCCTATTATTTTTCTTGCCCAATGGTTTGGTTTGCTTGGAGTGTTTTTAGCCTTCCAAATTACACTTATCCATTTACTGCGGTTAACATCACTTGGGCGACCTTATTTAAGCCAGTACCCAATCCGGAATACTTCCTTTCAAGATTTATGGGTAAGGCTCCCTTTTTCCATGCAAAAAGAAAATCCAACAACCTTGAGACCTCAAAAGAAGTGGAAATCAACTGGTACAGGAAAAAAAACGGGGCCGGTGAACGATTTTTATGAATAA
- a CDS encoding GerAB/ArcD/ProY family transporter — MQANIRHQVSPYLVFFLIYNSQVGIGILSFQRTIAAKAGYDAWIGVLAAGCVVQVYIWVMYKLLGKADGDIIDVHTTIFGNVLGKFISFFIMIYYWLASVSVLIGFIEIIQVWMFPTMPSWILSTLILISVYYCVSGGFRVIAGMSFLSFVFPQILLIALFIFPLKYAHFSNLLPIMNHSFMDMVDSIKSSIYSIAGTEALLMYYPFIRDPKASKKFAHLGVLFTTILYMISTIVSFTFFSENQLKTTIWPELSLTKTVTLPFLERFEYLYISMYLIIISALIALFLWCSSRGLKIIFNRKQKYTLLLLCLLSIILCHFNGSFKDMLNKYIIQINLWIFYGYIPILLLVLSFIKRGKQNDE; from the coding sequence TTGCAAGCCAATATTAGACATCAAGTTTCTCCCTATTTAGTCTTCTTTCTCATTTATAATTCGCAGGTTGGTATTGGCATTTTAAGTTTTCAAAGGACCATTGCTGCGAAAGCAGGATATGATGCCTGGATTGGTGTTTTAGCTGCTGGGTGTGTAGTGCAAGTATATATATGGGTGATGTACAAACTTTTGGGAAAAGCCGATGGAGATATTATCGATGTTCATACCACTATTTTTGGAAATGTACTAGGCAAATTTATTAGCTTCTTTATCATGATTTATTATTGGTTAGCAAGTGTTTCTGTTTTAATTGGGTTTATAGAGATCATTCAAGTATGGATGTTTCCTACTATGCCTTCATGGATTCTTTCTACTTTAATTTTAATATCCGTGTATTATTGTGTTTCTGGAGGATTTCGGGTTATTGCCGGCATGTCTTTTTTATCGTTTGTTTTTCCGCAAATCTTGCTTATCGCCCTTTTTATTTTCCCGTTAAAATATGCACACTTTTCAAATTTGCTGCCGATCATGAACCATTCCTTTATGGACATGGTGGACTCCATCAAAAGCTCGATTTATTCAATAGCGGGAACTGAGGCCTTGTTGATGTACTATCCATTTATAAGAGATCCTAAAGCCTCAAAAAAATTCGCTCATTTAGGTGTTTTATTTACTACTATACTGTATATGATTTCTACTATTGTTTCCTTTACCTTTTTTAGTGAAAATCAGTTAAAAACAACAATTTGGCCTGAACTTTCTTTAACAAAAACAGTTACGCTGCCTTTCTTGGAACGATTTGAATACCTATATATATCCATGTATTTGATTATCATTAGTGCTTTAATCGCACTTTTTTTATGGTGCTCCAGCAGAGGTTTAAAGATCATTTTTAACAGGAAGCAAAAGTATACATTGCTCCTTCTTTGCCTCTTAAGTATTATCCTTTGTCATTTTAACGGTTCCTTCAAAGATATGCTGAATAAATATATCATTCAAATAAATTTATGGATATTTTACGGATATATCCCCATACTCTTACTTGTTTTAAGTTTTATAAAAAGGGGTAAGCAAAATGATGAATAG
- a CDS encoding Ger(x)C family spore germination protein, whose amino-acid sequence MMNRSAFCLFLILLLSGCSFLPTDIVNEIDMIQGVGYDLAEKKNIKGTIVFPSFKKDKTSSTEVRTAIGESSKEIRTILNNETRYPLESGQLRVALYSKKMAKKGINDFVDTLNRDPAIGSLVQLAIVDGTANELLKMKKYKNENVSIHLQELLKQNMTTGLLPQTNLQSFLFQLFQTGQDPYLPLIKKENDNIRITGMAIFKYDQYVTSISMKDLYIFTALVDKNRTGLRQFIVENHDKVVLETIDSKAKYKVKIVHGKPEFTIHLKMRTKLQEFAPSAKKRQSFDKKKYIKKVEQQLEKNVLTIVSQFQKHHADPLGLGAKYKEHYRDFNEKQWNQDYPNVKIHVNVNLEIVQTGSVD is encoded by the coding sequence ATGATGAATAGGTCAGCGTTTTGTTTGTTTCTAATTTTATTATTATCAGGGTGCAGCTTTCTCCCTACCGACATTGTCAATGAAATCGATATGATTCAGGGTGTAGGGTATGATCTGGCCGAAAAAAAGAACATAAAGGGAACGATTGTATTTCCTAGTTTTAAAAAAGACAAAACGTCTTCTACAGAAGTCAGAACAGCTATAGGGGAATCCAGTAAAGAGATTCGTACGATCTTAAATAACGAAACTCGTTACCCATTGGAAAGTGGTCAGCTTCGCGTAGCTCTTTATAGCAAAAAAATGGCAAAGAAAGGGATAAATGATTTTGTAGATACCTTAAATCGTGATCCGGCTATTGGGAGCCTTGTTCAATTGGCAATTGTTGATGGTACTGCGAATGAATTATTAAAAATGAAGAAATATAAAAATGAGAATGTTTCCATTCATCTCCAAGAATTGCTGAAACAAAATATGACAACGGGACTACTTCCTCAAACTAATTTACAATCCTTTTTATTTCAATTATTTCAAACCGGACAGGATCCTTATTTACCTTTAATTAAAAAGGAAAACGATAACATTAGGATTACTGGCATGGCAATTTTTAAGTATGATCAATATGTTACATCCATTTCAATGAAGGATCTTTATATTTTTACCGCGTTGGTTGATAAAAACAGGACTGGTTTGCGCCAGTTTATAGTAGAAAATCATGATAAGGTTGTTCTTGAAACGATCGATTCAAAAGCAAAGTACAAAGTAAAAATTGTACACGGTAAACCAGAATTTACAATTCATCTAAAAATGCGAACAAAACTTCAAGAGTTTGCACCCTCAGCGAAAAAAAGACAGTCTTTTGATAAGAAAAAATATATAAAAAAGGTTGAACAGCAATTAGAAAAAAATGTCTTAACCATCGTCTCCCAATTTCAAAAGCATCATGCTGACCCTTTAGGTTTAGGAGCAAAATATAAAGAACACTACCGCGACTTTAATGAAAAACAATGGAATCAGGATTATCCCAACGTAAAAATTCATGTAAATGTAAATTTAGAAATCGTACAAACCGGATCAGTTGATTGA
- a CDS encoding SH3 domain-containing protein produces MQQFKKKISLLFIVIILSFAGFSETSFIQKAIAGENNYETTANLNVRTGPSTKYSILGVIKKGERVDVVSAAGTGWYQILYKEKIAYVSSQYVKIMINEQSEGKNYETTANLNVRTGPSAKYAILGVIKKGEPVDVTSATGTGWYQILYKEKIAYVSSQYVKIMINEQLEEITYETTDNLNVRTGPSTKYAILGAIKKGERVDVVSATGTGWYQILYKEKKAYVSSQYVKIKNKEKWEEEVIPVVAKPDDLAVLINKQNKLPVNFVPKNLIDSGISFPFTNSTEKQKLREEAAVAIQTLVRDAKKAGYTIVGVSGYRSHQTQVSLFESYVKQDGYEKARMYSAIPGTSEHETGLAIDVGNSSAACAATSCFQNTQEAKWLQLHAAEYGFIIRYPKGKESITGYQYEPWHLRYVGKDVATEIMKQGITLEEFHKGLLVKQGS; encoded by the coding sequence ATGCAACAATTTAAAAAGAAGATTTCGTTATTATTCATTGTTATTATTCTATCGTTCGCCGGTTTTAGTGAAACGTCCTTTATTCAAAAAGCAATCGCAGGAGAAAACAACTATGAAACAACCGCTAATTTGAATGTAAGAACAGGACCTTCCACGAAATATTCCATTTTAGGGGTTATCAAAAAAGGTGAACGAGTAGACGTAGTGAGTGCAGCAGGAACAGGATGGTACCAAATCCTTTATAAAGAGAAAATAGCGTATGTAAGCAGTCAGTACGTGAAAATCATGATAAACGAACAATCGGAAGGAAAAAACTATGAAACAACCGCTAATTTGAATGTAAGAACAGGACCTTCCGCGAAATACGCCATTTTAGGGGTTATCAAAAAAGGCGAACCAGTTGACGTAACAAGTGCAACAGGGACAGGATGGTATCAAATCCTCTATAAAGAGAAAATAGCGTACGTAAGCAGTCAGTACGTGAAAATCATGATAAACGAACAATTGGAAGAAATAACCTATGAAACAACCGATAATTTGAATGTACGAACAGGACCTTCCACGAAATACGCCATTTTAGGGGCTATCAAAAAAGGTGAACGAGTAGACGTAGTGAGTGCAACAGGGACAGGATGGTATCAAATCCTTTATAAAGAGAAAAAAGCGTATGTAAGCAGTCAGTACGTGAAAATCAAGAATAAGGAAAAATGGGAAGAAGAAGTGATTCCTGTGGTGGCAAAACCGGATGATCTTGCTGTATTAATTAATAAACAGAACAAATTGCCGGTAAATTTTGTGCCGAAAAATTTAATCGATTCAGGTATTTCGTTTCCATTTACGAATAGCACAGAAAAACAAAAATTACGAGAAGAAGCGGCCGTTGCCATTCAAACATTAGTGCGTGATGCAAAAAAAGCAGGGTACACGATTGTTGGTGTTTCTGGTTACCGTTCGCACCAGACACAAGTTTCGTTATTTGAATCATACGTAAAACAAGATGGGTATGAAAAAGCTCGTATGTATAGTGCGATCCCTGGCACAAGTGAACATGAAACCGGACTCGCAATTGATGTGGGAAACAGTAGTGCAGCATGTGCAGCAACATCTTGTTTTCAGAACACACAAGAAGCAAAATGGCTGCAACTTCATGCAGCTGAATATGGGTTCATTATACGGTACCCAAAAGGAAAAGAATCCATAACTGGGTATCAATATGAACCATGGCATCTTCGATATGTCGGAAAAGATGTCGCAACAGAAATTATGAAACAGGGAATCACACTTGAAGAGTTCCACAAGGGACTATTGGTAAAACAAGGTTCATAA
- a CDS encoding RsiV family protein: MDKNLERLKSKYMDIEIPSDLDDVVNKALNRPRKKNRTPIKILIGLGAAAALLMIVLNTNPVLAKNLSDVPVIGNVVNVMTFVEFKVDDEKHQANIKVPSISNLKDKDLEKSLNEKYLKENKQLYQEFMQEVESLKKQGDGHIGVESGYVVKTDNEKILSIGRYVVNTVGSSSTTFKYDTIDKKKQVIVTLPILFKNQNYIETISGNIKDQMKQQMKEDKTKVYWILDAGVENPIDPFEKITANHNFYINQDNKLVISFDKYEVAPGYMGVVEFIIPTEILSGDLVGSEYIK, encoded by the coding sequence ATGGATAAAAATCTAGAAAGGTTAAAATCTAAATATATGGATATAGAAATTCCTTCAGATCTCGATGATGTAGTTAATAAAGCTTTAAATAGGCCTCGCAAAAAGAACAGAACACCTATAAAAATACTTATCGGCTTAGGAGCTGCTGCTGCACTACTAATGATAGTATTAAATACCAATCCAGTACTGGCTAAAAATTTATCAGATGTTCCAGTGATTGGGAATGTAGTTAATGTCATGACATTCGTAGAATTTAAGGTGGACGATGAAAAACATCAAGCAAACATAAAAGTGCCCAGTATTTCGAATTTGAAGGATAAAGATTTGGAAAAAAGCCTAAATGAAAAATATTTAAAAGAGAACAAACAGCTTTATCAAGAATTTATGCAAGAAGTGGAATCCTTGAAGAAACAAGGAGATGGCCATATTGGAGTGGAAAGCGGCTATGTAGTAAAGACAGACAATGAAAAAATATTGTCTATAGGAAGATATGTCGTAAATACTGTAGGATCTTCTTCAACCACATTTAAATACGATACAATTGATAAGAAAAAACAAGTGATAGTAACATTACCTATTTTATTTAAAAATCAAAATTACATTGAAACGATTAGTGGAAATATTAAAGATCAAATGAAACAGCAAATGAAGGAAGATAAAACTAAGGTATATTGGATCCTTGATGCAGGAGTGGAAAATCCTATAGACCCGTTTGAAAAAATAACAGCAAACCATAACTTTTATATAAATCAGGATAACAAATTAGTTATTTCCTTTGATAAATATGAGGTGGCACCGGGGTATATGGGGGTTGTAGAATTTATTATTCCTACTGAAATACTTTCTGGTGACTTAGTAGGCAGTGAGTATATAAAGTAA
- a CDS encoding RNA polymerase sigma factor, translating to MKNHKKEQVFVQFIIENKENFYRLAFSYVKNKDDALDIVQESIHKALLSLGTLKEEQKLKSWFYRIVVNKSLDFLRKHRRVNVMDEATLELYSNGNHDVYQDIDLERCLDDLPEKLRTVIVLRYFEDLKIEEIAEILKENQNTIKTRLYRALSMLRIQMEQTKLVKER from the coding sequence ATGAAGAATCATAAGAAAGAACAAGTGTTTGTTCAATTTATCATAGAAAATAAGGAGAATTTTTATAGGTTAGCTTTTAGTTACGTGAAGAATAAAGATGATGCATTAGATATTGTACAGGAATCTATTCATAAGGCGCTTTTATCACTTGGCACTCTAAAGGAAGAACAGAAACTAAAAAGCTGGTTTTATAGGATTGTTGTTAATAAATCTTTGGACTTCTTAAGAAAACACAGAAGAGTCAATGTGATGGATGAGGCAACTCTGGAGTTATATAGTAATGGAAATCATGATGTCTATCAGGATATTGATCTTGAAAGATGTTTAGACGATTTACCAGAGAAGTTGCGAACAGTGATCGTACTCCGCTATTTTGAGGATTTAAAAATTGAGGAAATTGCTGAGATATTGAAGGAAAATCAAAATACTATAAAAACTCGATTATATAGAGCATTATCTATGTTAAGAATTCAGATGGAACAAACCAAGTTAGTAAAGGAGAGATAG
- a CDS encoding D-alanyl-D-alanine carboxypeptidase family protein produces the protein MDGYEKARTYSALPGTSEHQTGLAIDVTGGNGKCPAEDCFAGTIEAAWLERNAAEYGFIIRYPKGKDTITGYKYEPWHLRYVGKDVAVDVTTKGITLEEYFNTQPVSK, from the coding sequence ATTGATGGGTATGAAAAAGCAAGGACATACAGTGCACTTCCTGGTACAAGTGAACATCAGACAGGACTAGCTATTGATGTAACAGGAGGAAATGGCAAGTGTCCTGCAGAAGATTGCTTTGCTGGTACGATAGAGGCTGCCTGGTTAGAGCGAAATGCAGCAGAGTACGGTTTTATTATCCGATATCCAAAAGGAAAAGATACGATTACAGGGTATAAATATGAACCCTGGCATTTGAGATATGTAGGTAAAGATGTTGCGGTAGATGTTACAACGAAAGGGATTACTCTTGAAGAATATTTTAATACACAACCAGTCTCTAAATAA
- a CDS encoding LysR family transcriptional regulator yields the protein MNIEQLEYVVEVAKTKSISIASENLKISQSGISRSISNLENELGMKLFNRSKSGTLLTEDGEKIVKIAFEIVSKLQLLKEEAQEITTNIHGKLKISSSPSVMTLLLKVIPLFKKDYPGVKLEITEQPENEIIDDIRNNRIDIGLVYINENIQNSNDLKYGTLVSGKLNVCVNKNSPLSLHHTLSPTEILDQPLAMFNGVNMKKFIEQFFNDYGEMEVLFMSNNSETVKRAVVDGIAITFIIDLALNDDIYVKNGSIVLIPLIDCGFTTIPFGWIRLNNQYFSYLEREFIKYLQIVSADY from the coding sequence ATGAATATTGAGCAATTAGAGTATGTTGTCGAAGTTGCGAAAACGAAATCCATCTCCATTGCTTCTGAAAATCTAAAGATATCACAGTCTGGAATTAGCCGATCCATTAGTAATTTAGAAAATGAATTAGGTATGAAACTATTTAACAGATCAAAATCAGGAACCCTACTCACAGAAGATGGTGAAAAAATTGTAAAAATAGCTTTTGAAATTGTTTCCAAGCTTCAACTGTTAAAAGAAGAGGCTCAAGAAATAACGACCAATATCCATGGGAAATTAAAAATCTCATCAAGTCCGAGTGTAATGACCCTATTATTAAAAGTAATTCCGCTTTTTAAAAAAGATTATCCCGGGGTTAAACTGGAAATAACGGAACAACCAGAAAATGAAATTATTGATGATATTAGAAATAATAGGATCGATATTGGTTTAGTCTACATTAATGAAAATATTCAAAACTCGAATGATTTAAAATATGGGACCTTAGTATCTGGAAAATTAAATGTCTGTGTCAATAAAAACTCCCCTTTATCTTTACATCACACGTTATCTCCAACGGAAATCTTAGATCAACCCCTTGCCATGTTTAATGGGGTTAATATGAAAAAATTTATTGAACAGTTTTTCAATGATTATGGGGAAATGGAAGTTCTGTTTATGTCGAATAATTCAGAGACCGTAAAAAGAGCGGTTGTTGATGGCATAGCGATTACCTTTATTATTGATTTGGCATTAAATGATGATATCTATGTAAAGAATGGAAGCATTGTTCTTATTCCATTAATAGATTGTGGATTTACAACAATTCCATTCGGATGGATTCGATTAAATAATCAATATTTTAGCTATCTAGAAAGGGAATTTATTAAATATTTGCAAATCGTCTCAGCAGATTATTAG